In Stomoxys calcitrans chromosome 2, idStoCalc2.1, whole genome shotgun sequence, the following proteins share a genomic window:
- the LOC106087115 gene encoding cytochrome P450 CYP12A2, protein MFKTKWGVIKPKNLNEVLRNGNIFPQMWIQQQLCHNPSTVTDSATEASPSSWDQAKSFKNIPSMGPLKLLLQFFPGGKYANLDTSQLVLAIKRDMGPICRLSGLFGKPGMIMTHNPNDFKTILRNEGIWPERPNLEGLHYYRTVHRKDFLEGVEGLLASQGENWGTFRSTVNPIIMQPKNSKLYIQRMSAVNKEFMERIREIRSPVNEEVPHTFEQEINHWTLETICLVILDKKLNLINGQGVNPMADQLLKSLNDAISYSLDVERKPSLWVYYKTPTFNKLMKTFDTVTDIVMGYVEEVVKRLEEDRQKNIPEKSEDDKSIIEKLIKTDKKIAVIMTMDMLLAGLDTTTSMFTGLLLCLAKNPEKQQLLRQEVMQLLPQKDSEFDEKLFKNMPYLRACIKESLRLYPVSNGSTRHPNENVILSGYRVPKGVQVNMVFSSLLKDDSLYARAQEYLPERWLRSAKKDEELQKECPLHAFKGRSSFVYLPFGFGTRSCIGRRIAEMSVEMAVARLIRKFYVEFHYSTENAFKSLLFNVPNIPLKFQFSDVEK, encoded by the exons ATGTTCAAAACAAAATGGGGAGTAATAAAAccgaaaaatttaaatgaagtattaagaaatggcaacatttttccTCAGATGTGGATACAGCAACAACTG TGTCATAACCCATCGACAGTGACCGACTCAGCCACAGAAGCCTCGCCTTCGTCATGGGATCAAGCAAAATCCTTCAAAAATATACCTTCCATGGGTCCTTTGAAGTTGCTTCTGCAATTTTTTCCTGGAGGAAAATATGCCAATCTAGATACCTCACAGCTGGTGCTGGCTATTAAAAGGGACATGGGTCCTATTTGTCGTCTAAGTGGCCTCTTTGGCAAGCCTGGAATGATAATGACTCACAATCCTAATGATTTTAAAACCATTTTACGCAATGAAGGCATTTGGCCCGAAAGACCAAATTTAGAAGGTTTACATTACTATCGAACGGTGCATCGAAAAGATTTCTTGGAGGGTGTGGAAGGTCTATTAGCGTC ACAAGGCGAAAACTGGGGAACATTTCGCTCGACTGTAAACCCCATCATAATGCAGCCAAAAAACTCTAAACTATATATCCAAAGAATGTCGGCAGTTAATAAGGAATTTATGGAAAG AATACGTGAAATCCGTAGCCCAGTAAATGAAGAAGTTCCCCACACATTCGAACAGGAGATCAATCATTGGACTTTGGAGACAATTTGCCTAGTAATACTAGacaaaaagttaaatttaatCAATGGCCAAGGCGTTAATCCTATGGCTGATCAACTTCTGAAATCCCTCAACGATGCCATATCCTATTCGCTGGATGTTGAGAGAAAGCCCTCTCTTTGGGTCTATTACAAAACACCGACGTTTAACAAACTCATGAAGACGTTCGATACGGTCACCGATATAGTAATGGGTTATGTGGAAGAAGTTGTTAAACGTTTAGAGGAAGATCGTCAAAAGAACATTCCTGAGAAGTCAGAGGATGATAAAAGCATTATagagaaattaataaaaactgATAAGAAAATTGCAGTCATAATGACCATGGATATGCTATTGGCAGGGTTGGATACG ACCACCTCCATGTTTACCGGCCTTCTATTGTGTTTGGCCAAAAATCCTGAAAAGCAACAACTACTACGTCAAGAAGTTATGCAGCTTTTACCACAAAAAGATTCTGAATTTGATGaaaaactctttaaaaataTGCCTTATCTGAGGGCCTGCATTAAGGAATCTTTACGCCTTTATCCTGTGTCCAATGGCAGCACTCGACATCCCAATGAAAATGTCATTCTAAGTGGCTATCGTGTGCCCAAAGGAGTACAAGTTAATATGGTTTTCAGTTCTTTGCTGAAAGATGATAGTCTATATGCTAGAGCTCAAGAATATTTACCAGAACGTTGGTTGAGATCTGCGAAAAAGGATGAGGAACTTCAAAAGGAATGTCCACTGCATGCTTTCAAAGGCAGATCTTCTTTTGTCTATTTGCCCTTTGGTTTTGGTACACGCAGCTGCATTGGCAGACGCATAGCAGAAATGTCAGTGGAAATGGCTGTTGCTCGTCTCATACGCAAATTTTATGTGGAGTTCCATTATTCCACAGAGAATGCCTTTAAGAGTCTGTTGTTTAATGTTCCCAATATaccattaaaatttcaatttagcgATGTGGAAAAAtag
- the LOC106087121 gene encoding cytochrome P450 CYP12A2: MITCRKYLGEGLCQLSNQPLKQLRFLASPSAKPIGSESSTTFEQEWQAAKPYAEVPTMGLLRMLRNFLPGGKFAKLDVADMIMVMRTELGPISKMKGTFGRPDSVFTHSPQDIEKLLHNQGIWPLRPGSEGLSYHRNNHRSEFFQGVEGLIASNGENWGSFRSTVNPILMQPKNVRLYLQKMSTVGKELLNRILEIRDPNTYEVPSNFEEELNLWALESISIVALDKKLGLLSKNRDNEEAKKLFKLITEFFTLSVDIEFKPPIWKYYKTKTFNRLMETLDGMTDISRKYVNEAIQRIEEDRSQGVPEKPESEQSVLEKLITIDKKIATVMAMDMLMAGVDTTTSTLTGIMLCLSKNPEKQAKLRQEIMQVLPHKNSDFDELAFNNLPYLRACIKESLRFYPLGFGNARISVTDMVLSGYQVPKGTMVVVVNMSMLTNDEFYPRASEFLPERWLRTHKDETTVCGNLSPQDLKPRNPFVYFPFGFGARSCIGRRIVEMELELAVARLVRNFHIEFNHSTENAFKSLLIRVPNIPLKFKFTDVEK; this comes from the exons ATGATCACATGCCGAAAATATCTTGGAGAAGGACTATGCCAACTGTCAAACCAACCACTGAAACaa CTTCGTTTTTTGGCCTCCCCTTCCGCCAAGCCCATTGGTTCCGAAAGCTCCACCACATTTGAACAAGAATGGCAGGCGGCCAAACCTTATGCGGAAGTTCCCACAATGGGCCTCTTGCGAATGTTAAGAAATTTTCTGCCCGGTGGTAAATTTGCCAAACTTGATGTTGCCGATATGATAATGGTAATGAGAACAGAACTgggtccgatatcaaaaatgaaGGGGACTTTCGGTAGACCTGATTCAGTATTCACACATAGTCCACAAGATATAGAAAAGCTTTTGCACAATCAAGGTATATGGCCACTAAGACCTGGCTCGGAAGGCTTAAGCTATCATCGCAACAATCATCGGAGTGAATTCTTTCAAGGTGTTGAAGGACTGATAGCTTC AAACGGCGAAAACTGGGGTTCATTTAGATCTACAGtaaatccaattttgatgcAACCTAAAAATGTGCGATTATATCTGCAGAAAATGTCCACAGTGGGCAAGGAGCTTTTAAATAG AATATTGGAAATTCGCGACCCCAACACTTATGAAGTTCCCTCAAATTTTGAGGAAGAATTAAATCTTTGGGCCTTAGAATCCATTTCGATAGTGGCACTTGATAAGAAACTTGGCCTGCTATCCAAAAATCGTGATAACGAGGAAGCCAAAAAGCTTTTTAAGCTGATCACAGAATTCTTTACTCTTTCCGTGGATATAGAATTCAAGCCACCAATATGGAAATATTACAAAACCAAGACATTCAATAGACTCATGGAGACCTTGGATggtatgacagatatatcaaggAAATATGTGAACGAGGCCATTCAACGCATAGAGGAGGATCGCAGCCAAGGAGTGCCTGAGAAGCCCGAGAGTGAGCAGAGTGTTTTGGAGAAATTGATTACAATCGATAAGAAAATAGCCACCGTCATGGCCATGGATATGCTAATGGCAGGAGTGGATACG ACCACCTCTACATTAACCGGAATTATGCTATGCCTCTCCAAGAACCCAGAAAAGCAGGCCAAACTACGCCAAGAGATCATGCAAGTGTTACCCCACAAAAATTCCGATTTCGATGAGTTGGCCTTTAATAATTTGCCCTATTTGAGAGCCTGCATTAAGGAGTCCCTGCGTTTTTATCCTTTGGGTTTTGGTAATGCTCGCATCAGTGTAACCGATATGGTGCTTAGTGGTTATCAAGTACCCAAGGGCACAATGGTTGTTGTAGTTAATATGTCCATGCTGACCAATGATGAGTTTTATCCTCGGGCTTCGGAATTTTTGCCCGAGAGATGGTTGAGAACGCATAAAGATGAGACGACAGTATGTGGTAATTTGTCTCCCCAGGACCTAAAACCTAGAAATCCTTTTGTCTATTTTCCTTTTGGTTTTGGTGCTCGTTCTTGTATTGGTCGCCGCATAGTGGAAATGGAACTGGAATTGGCTGTAGCTCGTTTGGTACGAAATTTTCATATTGAGTTCAATCATTCCACAGAGAATGCTTTTAAGAGTCTGTTAATTAGAGTTCCCAATATAccattgaaatttaaatttaccgatgttgaaaaataa